One part of the Saprospiraceae bacterium genome encodes these proteins:
- a CDS encoding heavy metal translocating P-type ATPase metal-binding domain-containing protein, which yields MAASKELIHTKCYHCGNDCRDQNIFLNEKYFCCEGCKMVFEILNQKDLCTYYDLNKFPGLTQSQNIWSDRYAFLDHKEIKADLIKFTNGMESHLHLYLPQMHCSSCLWLLENLPKMNPGIRYSRVNFTDKEIFLIFNEQDTSLRIIVELLATIGYEPHFEQIGIQRNKKSGNNRKRILKIGIAGFCFANIMMLSLPEYLSGEKLNETDLSFVFTLLIFLLSLPVLFYCAIEFFESAWKGLKVKFINIDFPIALAILLTFGRSIYEMQSGLGNGYLDSMSGIVFFMLIGRYVQDRSYQSLSFNRTYKSFFPIAVELIKNGKAIATPIEKIEINDRIRIHNEEILPIDGILMKGTAALDYSFVTGESSVCYPMYGEPVYAGAKQTGSNIEVMTIKPVSQSYLTNLWNRDIFNTEPKSKEMQLDKLGQYFSLGVLLIAMLAASYWVFQNRMDLMWNSLTTILIVACPCALLLASSYTNGNVLRILAENKLYIRHADVLEKMTKIQHIVFDKTGTLTTHSNPTIEYRGMEMNSGLKDRIYSLAMQSTHPLSQFVQNYFNQQQELNVIHFKQFLGDGIEAWIDDHHLKMGSATFIGRKELKNQNASMIHFMEDGKYYGALSVQQQYRKGLRELINSLKSKYQISMLSGDNNREVSILEKIFSPVKSLFFNYKPLEKLKFIQELQEIKNQKVLMIGDGLNDAGALKQSDVGIAITEHKNNFTPACDAILDGSSFHNLAAILSFVRSSRRVVQFLFLYSVIYNIIGGYFALQGILSPVIAAILMPCSSISIILLSYGSIHGIALVNRLVTSDKNHIEG from the coding sequence ATGGCAGCATCAAAGGAGCTTATACATACAAAATGTTACCATTGTGGTAATGATTGCAGAGATCAAAATATATTTTTGAATGAGAAGTATTTCTGTTGTGAAGGCTGTAAAATGGTTTTTGAGATTCTTAACCAGAAGGATTTATGTACTTATTATGATCTCAATAAATTTCCAGGTTTAACGCAAAGTCAGAATATCTGGAGTGACCGCTATGCATTTTTAGACCATAAAGAAATAAAAGCAGATTTAATAAAATTTACAAATGGTATGGAAAGCCACCTCCATTTGTACCTGCCACAAATGCATTGCAGTTCTTGTTTATGGCTGCTTGAGAATCTGCCTAAAATGAATCCTGGGATACGATATTCAAGAGTAAATTTTACAGATAAAGAGATCTTTTTAATATTTAATGAGCAGGATACCTCCCTCCGAATAATTGTAGAATTATTAGCTACGATAGGGTATGAACCACATTTTGAACAGATCGGAATTCAACGGAATAAAAAATCAGGAAACAATCGGAAGAGAATTTTAAAAATCGGTATTGCAGGTTTTTGTTTTGCGAATATAATGATGCTGAGTTTGCCAGAATATTTATCAGGTGAAAAACTCAATGAAACAGATTTAAGCTTTGTTTTTACATTGCTAATTTTTCTTTTATCTCTTCCAGTTTTATTTTATTGTGCCATTGAGTTTTTTGAAAGTGCATGGAAGGGATTAAAGGTTAAATTTATAAATATTGATTTTCCAATTGCTTTAGCAATTTTATTAACTTTTGGTAGAAGTATTTACGAAATGCAATCCGGTCTGGGAAATGGATATTTAGATAGTATGTCCGGAATTGTTTTTTTTATGTTAATCGGAAGATATGTACAGGATAGATCATATCAATCTTTATCCTTTAATCGAACCTATAAATCTTTTTTTCCAATTGCTGTAGAACTCATCAAAAATGGAAAAGCGATTGCAACGCCAATTGAAAAAATTGAAATTAACGATCGAATTAGAATCCATAATGAAGAGATTCTTCCAATTGATGGAATTCTTATGAAAGGTACAGCTGCATTGGATTATAGTTTTGTAACCGGAGAAAGCTCCGTATGCTATCCAATGTATGGCGAACCTGTATATGCTGGTGCAAAGCAAACTGGAAGTAATATAGAAGTGATGACAATCAAGCCTGTGTCACAGAGTTATTTGACAAATCTTTGGAATCGTGACATTTTCAATACGGAACCAAAGTCAAAAGAAATGCAACTGGATAAATTGGGCCAGTATTTCTCTTTAGGAGTATTGTTAATTGCAATGTTGGCAGCAAGTTATTGGGTATTTCAAAACCGCATGGACCTGATGTGGAATTCCCTTACAACAATTTTAATAGTCGCTTGTCCATGTGCGCTATTGTTAGCAAGTAGTTATACCAATGGCAATGTTCTTCGCATTTTAGCGGAGAATAAATTATACATTCGGCATGCTGATGTGTTGGAAAAAATGACTAAAATTCAGCATATCGTTTTTGATAAAACAGGTACATTGACAACGCATTCAAATCCAACCATAGAATACAGAGGTATGGAGATGAATTCTGGATTAAAGGATAGAATTTATTCTTTGGCTATGCAATCGACCCATCCATTGAGTCAATTCGTTCAAAATTATTTTAATCAACAGCAAGAATTAAATGTCATCCATTTTAAGCAATTTCTAGGTGATGGTATTGAAGCCTGGATTGATGATCATCACTTAAAAATGGGATCCGCTACTTTTATCGGAAGGAAAGAATTAAAAAATCAGAATGCCTCTATGATACATTTTATGGAGGATGGAAAATACTATGGTGCACTTTCTGTCCAGCAACAATACCGAAAAGGTTTGCGGGAACTCATAAATTCCTTAAAATCAAAGTATCAAATATCGATGCTATCCGGAGATAATAATAGGGAGGTTTCCATTTTGGAAAAAATATTTTCTCCTGTTAAAAGTTTATTTTTTAATTATAAGCCATTAGAAAAATTAAAATTTATACAAGAACTTCAAGAAATTAAAAATCAAAAAGTACTTATGATTGGAGATGGTTTAAATGACGCCGGTGCACTTAAACAAAGTGATGTGGGAATTGCGATTACAGAGCATAAGAACAATTTTACACCAGCCTGCGATGCTATTTTAGATGGGTCTTCATTTCATAATTTAGCGGCTATTTTATCATTTGTTCGTTCAAGTCGAAGAGTGGTTCAGTTTTTATTTTTATATTCTGTTATCTACAATATTATTGGTGGCTATTTTGCATTACAAGGGATACTTTCCCCTGTTATTGCTGCGATTCTAATGCCGTGCAGCTCCATAAGTATTATTTTATTATCGTATGGATCTATCCATGGAATTGCCTTGGTGAACCGGTTAGTCACTAGTGATAAAAATCATATTGAAGGATGA
- a CDS encoding DUF4286 family protein: protein MVIYNVSVKIDPQVHEEWLTWMRLHHIPRVLSTGSFLKSRISRLDIQEDDGITYIIQYDAISQEALNNYMIRYAPALQKEHIERYANRFVAFRTVLEVIEELFPHERKS, encoded by the coding sequence ATGGTAATATACAATGTTTCAGTTAAAATCGACCCTCAAGTTCATGAGGAATGGTTAACTTGGATGCGCCTGCATCATATACCCAGAGTCTTATCTACTGGGAGTTTTTTAAAATCTCGAATTTCAAGGTTGGACATACAGGAAGACGACGGAATAACCTATATCATTCAATATGATGCTATTTCGCAAGAGGCATTAAATAATTATATGATACGATATGCACCAGCATTGCAAAAGGAGCATATCGAACGCTATGCAAATCGCTTTGTTGCATTCCGAACGGTTTTAGAAGTAATTGAAGAGCTTTTTCCGCATGAACGAAAATCGTAG
- a CDS encoding tetratricopeptide repeat protein codes for MKFKFLLIAFLYLCCARLIAQDSKFFSTKGDRLYKDSNYTDAEESYRKANDLKPEFKNKYNIANSLYQQGRTKEAGDYYEKSLQEAESDKAKSKAFYNLGNAYFEQKNYEKSIQAYQESLKRNPKDQEAKQNLVLAKRQQQIQQQQQEQKQQQKDQNKDTQDRENQKQENQQQKNQEDKEKKENEAQKQKQDQNEEDQKEKSEETKSDKLRKEEAEQLMRMVDDQDRKIRERIQKNQSRKAKKAKDW; via the coding sequence ATGAAATTTAAATTCCTACTAATCGCATTTTTATATTTATGTTGTGCACGATTAATTGCACAGGATTCTAAATTTTTCTCAACGAAAGGGGATAGGCTATATAAGGATTCAAATTACACCGACGCAGAGGAGTCCTATAGAAAGGCAAATGATCTTAAGCCTGAGTTTAAAAACAAATACAATATTGCAAATAGTTTATATCAGCAAGGACGAACCAAGGAAGCGGGAGATTATTATGAAAAAAGTTTGCAGGAAGCAGAATCAGATAAAGCCAAATCTAAAGCTTTTTATAACTTAGGAAACGCCTACTTTGAACAGAAAAATTATGAAAAAAGTATTCAGGCATATCAGGAATCCTTAAAACGGAATCCTAAAGATCAGGAAGCAAAACAAAATCTGGTGTTGGCAAAAAGGCAGCAGCAAATTCAACAACAACAACAGGAGCAAAAACAGCAGCAGAAAGATCAAAACAAGGATACACAAGATCGTGAGAACCAAAAACAGGAAAACCAGCAACAAAAGAACCAAGAAGACAAAGAGAAAAAAGAGAATGAAGCCCAGAAGCAAAAACAAGATCAAAACGAGGAAGACCAAAAAGAGAAATCAGAGGAAACGAAAAGCGACAAATTGAGGAAAGAGGAAGCTGAACAGTTAATGAGAATGGTGGATGATCAAGATAGAAAAATTAGAGAACGCATTCAAAAAAATCAAAGCAGAAAAGCTAAAAAGGCAAAAGATTGGTAA
- a CDS encoding PrsW family intramembrane metalloprotease: MLTIKIVCPGCKQNLEFGDADFGSERYCSSCGKLLMVPSAIHSARSESNVFESSAQHARSLFADLKAIPIRQEVIPIDHTNINLLLKDFIFWAVTLLGIIPLLIITVRQPSAQLTMFALFFAFVWGVIFKRFIINDNGTKNLAIPALFFTGIVGIGSLLFIYRFLPDFILQLADSSNLLISLLGYVLQVGICEELIKSLPIFIAIKWFKKDIGHLSLITIGVFSGLGFAAFENLHYGDNAINSTYAKAMNYGVEGLVSGVQNAMVTVMLRSLSLVFCHAVFSGIVAYFITTALIRKEKMGALIVLGFMVAATLHGFYDWFAGIQPTIAALIAGLSFALFYGYLIKLKNSERRLIL; the protein is encoded by the coding sequence ATGTTAACTATTAAAATTGTTTGTCCTGGATGTAAACAAAATTTAGAATTTGGCGATGCAGATTTTGGAAGTGAACGTTATTGTTCTTCCTGTGGTAAATTGCTCATGGTGCCATCTGCAATACATTCAGCAAGATCAGAATCGAATGTATTTGAAAGCAGTGCACAGCATGCCCGAAGTTTATTTGCTGATTTAAAAGCAATTCCAATAAGACAAGAAGTGATCCCCATAGATCATACAAATATTAATTTACTATTGAAGGATTTTATCTTTTGGGCTGTAACACTTTTGGGAATTATTCCTTTATTGATTATAACAGTACGACAACCTTCAGCTCAGTTAACAATGTTTGCTTTGTTTTTTGCTTTTGTTTGGGGCGTCATATTTAAACGCTTTATTATTAATGATAACGGCACGAAGAATCTGGCTATCCCGGCTCTCTTTTTTACGGGCATTGTTGGAATCGGAAGTCTACTTTTTATATATCGTTTTTTGCCTGATTTTATTTTGCAACTTGCAGATAGTTCTAATTTATTAATTTCATTGCTGGGTTATGTGCTGCAAGTAGGAATTTGTGAAGAACTCATCAAATCTTTGCCAATTTTTATAGCGATCAAATGGTTTAAAAAAGATATCGGTCATTTATCACTCATTACAATTGGAGTATTTAGTGGTCTCGGTTTTGCAGCTTTTGAAAATCTCCATTATGGAGATAATGCTATCAACTCAACATATGCTAAAGCCATGAATTATGGTGTAGAAGGTTTAGTATCTGGTGTTCAGAATGCTATGGTCACGGTAATGTTGCGATCTTTGTCTCTTGTATTTTGTCATGCTGTTTTTTCTGGAATTGTAGCTTATTTTATCACCACGGCCTTAATTCGGAAAGAGAAAATGGGAGCCTTGATTGTATTAGGTTTTATGGTAGCTGCTACTTTACATGGATTTTATGATTGGTTTGCAGGAATTCAGCCAACTATTGCTGCTTTGATTGCAGGCTTGTCATTTGCATTATTTTATGGTTATTTGATCAAGCTTAAAAATTCAGAGAGACGACTTATTCTTTAA
- a CDS encoding protein BatD: protein MPGILASQVRFETSIDAESVLQGSTFQISFELKNAQGTNFRPPDFSPFQIVSGPSRSMQTSIINGAMRSSVGFVYVLTCNQVGTFLIKEASIQVQGKTLYTKPVSIKIVKAMQSSKASADVIIQASLDKTEVFLGEQLTLSYKLYTRVNIENIELGSKPSLDAFQDQAVNMLNNPVRREIFNGREYTTKILSKTVLYPIKTGTYILDPTVYRIVKGEDDPFGFGMPSLFNAQVENIVTNELRIKIKELPVPVPDNFSGAVGDMSFQATGLLAEYSMNDAIHLKIQIHGNGNFNTIKSNFIQKDSSFEISDTKSGDIIKVTDEPAMTNTRMYNFLLVPKKPGAFILCPGFCYFNPALKKFVQQTDSFKINIVEGTKNTTAIGIEEDIHGFVDQVKLEYEPTQLFFQIKTWLVALFPICILLLGYLKKYSENLRIHRNAKKISPGMQLDKSLTLEYLEFLVIQKMRQVSDGKFEGNDLNTAKQFLNAEMNSMEDGSSILKIVNQLEIIKYSGAYSADLLLQLKTDIETI from the coding sequence TTGCCAGGAATCCTTGCTTCTCAAGTGCGCTTTGAAACGAGCATTGATGCAGAAAGTGTTTTGCAAGGTAGTACGTTTCAAATTAGTTTTGAATTAAAGAATGCACAAGGAACAAATTTTAGGCCACCTGATTTTAGTCCTTTTCAAATTGTCTCCGGGCCTTCCAGATCTATGCAAACTTCAATTATCAATGGAGCCATGAGATCTTCAGTAGGATTTGTTTATGTTTTGACCTGTAATCAGGTTGGCACGTTTTTGATTAAGGAGGCTAGTATTCAAGTACAAGGTAAAACCTTATATACCAAACCTGTTAGTATAAAAATTGTAAAGGCAATGCAGAGCAGTAAGGCATCTGCAGATGTAATAATCCAGGCAAGTTTAGATAAGACAGAGGTTTTTTTGGGAGAACAATTAACGCTCAGTTACAAATTATACACGCGTGTTAACATCGAGAACATTGAATTGGGATCAAAACCATCATTAGATGCTTTTCAGGATCAGGCTGTAAATATGTTGAACAATCCAGTAAGGCGTGAAATTTTTAATGGAAGAGAATATACTACTAAAATACTTTCTAAAACGGTTTTGTATCCTATCAAAACAGGAACCTATATTTTAGACCCCACGGTGTATCGCATTGTTAAAGGGGAAGATGATCCTTTTGGATTTGGCATGCCATCCTTGTTTAATGCTCAAGTTGAAAATATTGTTACAAACGAATTAAGAATAAAAATTAAAGAATTACCGGTACCAGTACCTGATAACTTTAGTGGTGCGGTTGGCGATATGAGTTTTCAAGCAACTGGTTTATTAGCAGAGTATTCCATGAATGATGCTATTCATCTAAAAATCCAAATTCACGGAAATGGAAATTTCAATACAATCAAATCTAATTTTATTCAAAAAGACAGTAGTTTTGAAATCTCTGATACTAAATCAGGTGATATTATTAAAGTGACTGATGAACCTGCGATGACGAATACTCGTATGTATAATTTTCTGCTAGTGCCTAAGAAACCTGGTGCATTTATTTTATGCCCTGGCTTTTGTTATTTTAATCCAGCGCTTAAGAAATTCGTGCAACAAACGGATAGTTTTAAGATAAACATTGTTGAAGGCACAAAAAATACTACAGCAATTGGAATAGAAGAGGATATTCATGGATTCGTTGATCAGGTAAAACTTGAGTATGAACCTACACAATTATTTTTTCAGATCAAAACCTGGCTAGTTGCTTTATTTCCAATCTGTATTTTATTATTGGGCTATTTAAAAAAGTATTCAGAAAACCTTCGTATTCATAGAAATGCTAAAAAGATTTCGCCCGGAATGCAACTTGATAAATCACTTACCTTGGAGTATTTGGAATTTTTAGTAATCCAAAAGATGCGACAGGTATCTGATGGAAAATTTGAGGGTAATGATTTGAATACTGCTAAGCAATTTTTGAATGCTGAAATGAATTCTATGGAAGATGGTAGTTCTATTTTAAAAATAGTAAATCAGTTGGAAATTATAAAGTATAGCGGCGCTTATTCAGCAGATTTATTGTTGCAATTAAAAACAGACATCGAAACTATTTAA
- a CDS encoding VWA domain-containing protein, with amino-acid sequence MFKFEENNYLILLVLLPVFYILYLNYKKSSMETWKKLGVYSTLKNFILVPNDKLNFKFLLFCFILLFSILGLVNPQFGKKTEKIKSQNIDVFIALDVSQSMLCTDIKPDRLSRAQIWIKQFLDRFRSERIGFISFAGSAYLHSPLTTDMPTIQLMTSMAGPKNIGTQGTAISEAIELAMKSFGEKEGFHKVILLLSDGEDHEGAAIESAKKAAQKGITVFTVPVGTEQGGPIPNQIAENYRVDEESKLIITKPNRKLLAEIAEAGQGEILDMQNGELSFETLKKRFSLLARKDVTYQSFSSYQSYFQYFLLIAFGLLIFESFLTRKKNEI; translated from the coding sequence ATGTTTAAATTTGAAGAAAATAATTACTTGATTTTACTGGTATTGTTACCGGTATTTTATATTTTATATCTGAATTATAAAAAAAGTTCAATGGAGACCTGGAAAAAATTAGGTGTTTATTCAACTTTAAAGAATTTTATTTTAGTACCAAATGACAAACTGAATTTTAAGTTTCTTTTATTTTGCTTTATTTTGTTATTTTCAATTTTAGGACTTGTGAATCCTCAATTTGGAAAGAAAACTGAGAAAATTAAATCTCAGAATATAGATGTTTTTATTGCTTTGGATGTTTCTCAAAGTATGTTATGTACAGATATTAAACCTGATCGTTTGTCAAGAGCTCAAATTTGGATAAAACAATTTTTAGACCGATTTAGAAGTGAACGGATAGGATTTATATCATTTGCTGGCAGTGCTTATTTACATTCACCGCTCACAACGGATATGCCGACAATTCAGTTAATGACTAGCATGGCGGGCCCTAAAAATATTGGAACCCAGGGAACGGCTATTTCAGAAGCGATTGAACTGGCAATGAAATCATTTGGTGAGAAAGAAGGATTTCATAAAGTAATTCTTTTACTTTCGGATGGAGAAGATCATGAAGGTGCTGCTATTGAATCTGCAAAAAAAGCTGCTCAAAAGGGAATTACTGTTTTCACAGTGCCTGTAGGAACTGAACAAGGTGGCCCGATCCCGAATCAAATAGCAGAAAATTATAGAGTCGATGAAGAAAGCAAGCTTATTATCACCAAACCAAATCGAAAATTATTGGCTGAAATTGCAGAAGCTGGGCAAGGAGAAATTCTGGATATGCAAAATGGCGAATTGAGTTTTGAAACCTTAAAAAAACGATTTTCTTTGCTTGCAAGAAAGGATGTTACATATCAATCATTTAGTAGTTATCAATCTTATTTTCAATATTTTTTATTGATCGCATTTGGATTATTGATTTTTGAAAGTTTTTTGACCAGAAAGAAAAATGAAATTTAA
- a CDS encoding BatD family protein has translation MKKVCCIILGLLNILHAQEIEFNVSVNNDTLLLGNYLEVKFEIKNGNGTFQAPDFSGWSIVSGPNTASSYSYMNGQVNQSSSYTYYLEAPSDGIFEIGVAKLKTEDIELKTPSLKIVVYQNPEGVRQHPKFKLDERINLPEPIQKEGLKKKRKATKI, from the coding sequence ATGAAAAAAGTATGTTGCATAATTTTAGGTTTATTAAACATCTTGCATGCGCAGGAAATTGAATTTAATGTATCTGTAAATAATGATACATTGTTATTGGGCAATTACCTGGAAGTGAAGTTTGAGATTAAAAATGGCAATGGAACATTTCAGGCACCAGATTTTTCTGGATGGAGCATTGTGTCGGGGCCTAATACTGCTTCCAGTTATTCATATATGAATGGGCAAGTGAATCAAAGCAGTTCGTATACTTACTATTTGGAAGCTCCGTCTGATGGAATTTTTGAAATTGGTGTTGCGAAACTTAAAACGGAGGATATAGAACTTAAAACACCAAGTTTAAAAATAGTAGTTTATCAAAATCCTGAAGGCGTTAGGCAGCATCCAAAGTTTAAATTAGATGAGCGTATAAATCTGCCAGAACCAATTCAGAAAGAAGGTTTGAAGAAAAAGAGAAAAGCAACAAAAATCTGA
- a CDS encoding DUF58 domain-containing protein: METQDILKKVRQIEIKTKGLTQHLFSGAYHSTFKGRGMSFSEVREYQFGDDIRHIDWNVTARSGQTQIKVFEEERELTLMLLVDISRSTNFGSLDQTKSQWMTELCAVLAFSATQNHDKVGMILFSDKIHLYIPPKKGKLHILRMIRELLVQRSDAGKTRYDLPLQYLNRVQTKKTICFLISDFNDPVNEPSLKIVSRRHDVIGLQMLDPLEKNWVNVGLIQLQDSENGKEILFDSSDKTWVKQISENQKNHNLKLKQVFNRANADLLHLDLNESYIKNLLNFFKKRH, translated from the coding sequence ATGGAAACCCAGGATATTCTTAAAAAAGTTCGGCAGATTGAAATTAAAACCAAGGGATTGACGCAGCATTTATTTTCTGGTGCGTATCACAGTACTTTTAAAGGAAGAGGAATGTCTTTTTCAGAAGTGCGAGAATATCAGTTTGGTGATGACATCCGGCATATTGATTGGAACGTTACCGCGAGATCCGGACAAACTCAAATCAAGGTTTTTGAAGAGGAACGCGAATTAACCTTAATGCTATTAGTTGATATTAGCCGATCCACTAATTTCGGTTCATTAGATCAAACCAAATCACAGTGGATGACTGAACTTTGTGCAGTGCTCGCATTTTCTGCCACTCAAAATCATGATAAGGTTGGGATGATATTGTTTAGTGACAAAATTCATTTATACATCCCTCCTAAAAAAGGAAAGCTGCATATTTTGCGTATGATTCGGGAATTATTAGTCCAACGATCGGATGCTGGTAAAACAAGATATGATTTACCCTTGCAATATTTAAATAGAGTACAAACCAAGAAGACAATTTGCTTTTTAATTTCTGATTTTAATGATCCAGTCAATGAACCGAGCTTGAAAATTGTGTCGAGAAGACATGATGTGATCGGATTACAGATGCTAGATCCTTTAGAAAAAAATTGGGTAAATGTTGGCTTGATTCAATTACAGGATTCAGAGAATGGAAAAGAAATTCTGTTTGATAGTTCGGATAAAACATGGGTAAAACAAATTTCCGAAAATCAGAAAAATCATAATTTGAAACTGAAGCAGGTTTTTAATCGAGCGAATGCAGATTTATTACATTTAGATTTAAATGAAAGTTATATTAAAAATTTGTTGAATTTTTTTAAAAAAAGGCACTGA
- a CDS encoding MFS transporter, with protein MNENRRAIQWLMIANTISGIAQGISMLAIPWYFAKSGEANLFGWSFFLANIFMLFVAPFSGVLIDKYDRVKVFIYLFLFIGIIELSISAIALQSGGIKFPFIYLVFLLTFLSYSIHYPNLYALIQQITPAEKYGKLTSILEIQGQFSTIVAGALGAILLDGSDGYIKILGIHLGSFFRFEPWKIEWIFIVDAITYFLAALILTKLKFKPLVQLQIDHSPVFIRMADGWHYLWGRKHILWFGIFSLGIFATLMVESFTLLPAYVKYCLDQGAGVFAAAEIYYAVGALTAGLIIRKLFHKIKVPISILIMTMITAVGYILVAIFQSTLLLFVYSVILGLCNAGTRIQRMSYLFSVIPNQFMGRVSSIFNLSNIFTRIILTGIVSIPLFGPSMQVQFGLIFLGIFLLLCFVILWIVYKRQGDNLKTE; from the coding sequence ATGAACGAAAATCGTAGAGCCATTCAATGGCTCATGATTGCAAATACTATTTCAGGAATCGCACAAGGGATTAGTATGTTGGCGATACCCTGGTATTTTGCAAAATCAGGGGAAGCAAATTTATTTGGTTGGTCATTTTTTTTAGCAAATATTTTTATGCTGTTTGTTGCTCCATTTAGTGGAGTCCTCATTGATAAGTATGATCGGGTAAAAGTTTTTATCTATTTATTTCTTTTCATTGGAATTATTGAATTGAGCATTTCAGCAATTGCTTTGCAATCTGGAGGTATAAAATTTCCTTTTATTTATCTGGTTTTTTTACTGACATTTCTTAGTTATTCAATACATTATCCTAATCTTTATGCACTAATTCAGCAAATAACACCTGCAGAAAAATATGGGAAACTTACTTCAATACTAGAAATTCAAGGCCAATTTTCTACGATTGTTGCAGGTGCATTAGGCGCGATCTTATTGGATGGCAGTGATGGCTATATTAAGATTTTGGGTATTCACTTAGGGTCATTCTTTCGATTTGAACCTTGGAAAATTGAATGGATATTTATCGTGGATGCAATCACTTATTTTTTAGCTGCATTGATATTGACAAAATTAAAATTTAAGCCTTTAGTGCAACTTCAGATAGATCATAGTCCGGTATTCATAAGGATGGCAGATGGGTGGCATTATTTATGGGGTCGAAAACATATATTGTGGTTTGGAATTTTTTCTTTAGGGATTTTTGCAACACTTATGGTTGAAAGTTTTACACTTTTACCTGCCTATGTTAAATATTGTTTAGATCAGGGTGCAGGCGTATTTGCAGCTGCTGAAATATATTATGCAGTAGGCGCATTAACCGCTGGGCTTATTATCAGAAAATTGTTTCACAAAATAAAGGTTCCGATTTCCATTTTAATAATGACCATGATTACCGCAGTAGGATATATTTTGGTAGCAATATTTCAAAGTACCTTACTACTCTTTGTTTATAGTGTTATTTTAGGATTGTGCAATGCAGGTACAAGAATTCAAAGGATGAGCTATTTATTTAGTGTGATTCCAAATCAATTTATGGGAAGAGTAAGTAGTATTTTTAATTTAAGTAATATTTTTACCAGAATCATTTTAACAGGTATTGTTTCAATTCCCTTATTTGGTCCCTCCATGCAAGTTCAATTTGGCTTGATCTTTCTTGGCATCTTTTTGTTACTATGTTTTGTAATATTATGGATTGTATATAAAAGACAAGGTGATAATTTAAAAACTGAATAA
- a CDS encoding VWA domain-containing protein, producing the protein MSLQWLDRLEWESPWFFILFLIVPWIWYHLIRKSEKTTNALVFPSLNNFPIKTNWKISFYKVLPYLKLLAISFFILAMARPRWILKEEKMSAEGIAIFLAMDLSSSMLSQDFNPNRLEVSKSVAIDFISKREYDRIGLTAFAGEGFTQCPLTTDHQALTVLLSELNCGFLEDGTAIGMGLASAINRLKEDSAKSKIIILLTDGVNNAGDISPALAAELAKTYQIKIYAIGVGTTGEAYSPIGRSQHGEYVFGMAPVNIDEPLLNQISISTGGKYYRATNAEKLKEIYQEIDQLEKTKIEVRYIKRYSEEFRSFLLAALFLLCIEWVFRFVFLRILN; encoded by the coding sequence ATGAGTTTACAATGGTTAGATCGGCTTGAATGGGAATCACCCTGGTTCTTTATTTTGTTTTTAATAGTCCCCTGGATATGGTATCATTTGATTCGCAAATCAGAAAAAACAACAAATGCTTTAGTTTTTCCAAGCCTGAATAATTTTCCAATAAAGACAAATTGGAAGATTTCATTTTATAAAGTTTTACCTTATTTAAAATTGTTGGCAATATCATTTTTTATTTTGGCAATGGCTAGACCCCGATGGATTTTAAAAGAAGAGAAAATGAGTGCCGAAGGAATTGCTATTTTTTTAGCAATGGATCTTTCATCAAGTATGTTAAGTCAGGATTTTAATCCAAATAGATTAGAAGTGAGTAAGTCCGTTGCAATTGATTTTATATCAAAGCGTGAATATGACCGTATTGGATTGACGGCATTTGCTGGTGAAGGTTTTACGCAATGTCCATTGACAACAGATCATCAAGCTTTGACTGTTTTATTAAGTGAGTTGAACTGTGGTTTTCTTGAAGATGGAACAGCAATTGGTATGGGGCTTGCTTCAGCGATTAATAGATTAAAAGAGGATTCAGCAAAAAGTAAAATTATTATCCTATTGACTGATGGAGTTAATAATGCAGGTGATATTTCACCGGCACTTGCAGCGGAACTTGCAAAAACATATCAGATTAAAATTTATGCTATCGGAGTTGGAACCACAGGGGAAGCCTATTCTCCAATTGGTCGCAGTCAGCATGGTGAATATGTTTTTGGAATGGCACCAGTGAATATAGATGAACCATTGTTAAATCAAATTTCCATCTCCACGGGAGGTAAATATTATCGGGCTACCAATGCGGAAAAGCTAAAGGAAATTTATCAAGAGATTGATCAACTGGAGAAAACAAAAATAGAAGTGCGTTATATAAAAAGGTATTCTGAAGAATTTAGAAGTTTTCTTTTGGCAGCTTTATTTTTATTATGCATAGAGTGGGTATTCAGATTCGTTTTTTTAAGAATCTTAAATTAA